One genomic segment of Pongo pygmaeus isolate AG05252 chromosome 19, NHGRI_mPonPyg2-v2.0_pri, whole genome shotgun sequence includes these proteins:
- the DVL2 gene encoding segment polarity protein dishevelled homolog DVL-2 isoform X4: MAGSSTGGGGIGETKVIYHLDEEETPYLVKIPVPAERITLGDFKSVLQRPAGAKYFFKSMDQDFGVVKEEISDDNARLPCFNGRVVSWLVSSDNPQPEMAPPVHEPRAELAPPAPPLPPLPPERTSGIGDSRPPSFHHENLEPETETESVVSLRRERPRRRDSTGGHRTGGPSRLERHLAEYESSSTLMTSELESTSLGDSDEEDTMSRFSSSTEQSSASRLLKRHRRRRKQRPPRLERTSSFSSVTDSTMSLNIITVTLNMEKYNFLGISIVGQSNERGDGGIYIGSIMKGGAVAADGRIEPGDMLLQVNDMNFENMSNDDAVRVLRDIVHKPGPIVLTVAKCWDPSPQAYFTLPRNEPIQPIDPAAWVSHSAALTGTFPAYPGSSSMSTITSGSSLPDGCEGRGLSIHTDMASVTKAMAAPESGLEVRDRMWLKITIPNAFLGSDVVDWLYHHVEGFPERREARKYASGLLKAGLIRHTVNKITFSEQCYYVFGDLSGGCESYLVNLSVNDNDGSSGASDQDTLAPLPGATPWPLLPAFSYQYPAPHPYSPQPPPYHELSSYTCGGGSASSQHSEGSRSSGSTRSDGGAGRTGRPEERAPESKSGSGSESEPSSRGGSLRRGGEPSGTSDGGPPPSRGSTGGAPNLRAHPGLHPYGPPPGMALPYNPMMVVVMPPPPPPVPPAVQPPGAPPVRDLGSVPPELTASRQSFHMAMGNPSEFFVDVM, from the exons ATGGCGGGCAGCAGCACTGGGGGCGGTGGGATTGGGGAGACGAAGGTGATTTACCACCTGGATGAGGAAGAGACTCCCTACCTGGTGAAGATCCCTGTCCCCGCCGAGCGCATCACCCTCGGCGATTTCAAGAGCGTCCTGCAGCGGCCCGCGGGCGCCAAGTACTTTTTCAAGTCTATGGATCAGGATTTCGG AGTGGTGAAGGAAGAAATTTCAGATGACAACGCCCGCCTCCCCTGCTTCAACGGAAGGGTGGTATCCTGG CTGGTGTCCTCAGATAATCCCCAACCCGAGATGGCCCCTCCAGTCCATGAGCCTCGGGCAGAACTGGCGCCTCCAGCCCCACCTTTACCCCCTTTGCCACCCGAGAGGACCAGCGGCATTGGGGACTCAAGGCCTCCATCCTTCCA CCATGAGAATCTGGAGCCTGAGACAGAAACCGAGTCAGTAGTGTCACTGAGGCGGGAGCGGCCTCGCAGGAGAGACAGCA CTGGGGGCCACAGGACTGGTGGCCCCTCAAGGCTGGAGCGCCACCTGGCCGAATACGAGAGCTCCTCTACCCTCATGACCAGCGAGCTGGAGAGTACCAGCCTGGGGGACTCGGACGAGGAGGACACCATGAGCAG GTTCAGCAGCTCCACGGAGCAGAGCAGTGCCTCCCGCCTCCTTAAGCGCCACCGGCGGCGAAGGAAGCAGCGGCCACCCCGCCTGGAGAGG ACGTCGTCCTTCAGCAGCGTCACAGATTCCACAATGTCTCTCAATATCATCACAGTCACGCTAAACATGG AGAAGTACAACTTCCTGGGTATCTCCATTGTGGGCCAAAGCAATGAGCGGGGAGACGGAGGCATCTACATTGGCTCCATCATGAAGGGTGGGGCTGTGGCGGCCGACGGGCGCATTGAGCCAGGGGACATGCTTTTGCAG GTGAATGACATGAACTTTGAGAACATGAGCAATGATGACGCCGTGCGGGTGCTGAGGGACATTGTGCATAAGCCTGG CCCCATTGTGCTGACTGTGGCCAAGTGCTGGgatccctctcctcaggcctatTTCACTCTCCCCCGAA ATGAGCCCATCCAGCCAATTGACCCTGCTGCCTGGGTGTCCCATTCCGCGGCTCTGACTGGCACCTTCCCAGCCTATCCAGGCTCCTCCTCCATGAGCACCATTACATCTGGATCGTCTTTGCCTGATG GCTGTGAAGGCCGGGGTCTCTCCATCCATACAGATATGGCATCGGTGACCAAGGCCATGGCAGCTCCAGAGTCTGGACTGGAAGTCCGGGACCGCATGTGGCTCAAGATCACCATCCCTAATGCCTTTCTGG GCTCGGATGTGGTTGACTGGCTCTACCATCACGTGGAGGGCTTTCCTGAGCGGCGGGAGGCCCGCAAGTATGCCAGCGGGCTGCTCAAAGCAGGCCTGATCCGACACACCGTCAACAAGATCACCTTCTCTGAGCAGTGCTATTACGTCTTCGGAGACCTCAGTGGTGGCTGTGAGAGCT ACCTAGTCAACCTGTCTGTCAATGACAACGATGGCTCCAGTGGGGCTTCAGACCAGGACACGCTGGCCCCTCTGCCTGGGGCCACCCCCTGGCCCCTGCTGCCCGCTTTCTCCTACCAGTACCCTGCGCCACACCCCTACAGCCCGCAGCCTCCGCCCTACCATGAGCTTTCATCTTACACCTGTGGTGGGGGCAGTGCCAGCAGCCAGCACAGTGAGG GCAGCCGGAGCAGTGGGTCGACACGGAGCGATGGGGGGGCAGGGCGCACGGGGAGGCCCGAGGAGCGGGCCCCCGAGTCCAAGTCCGGCAGTGGCAGTGAGTCCGAGCCCTCCAGCCGAGGGGGCAGCCTTCGGCGGGGTGGGGAACCAAGTGGGACTAGCGATGGGGGCCCTCCTCCATCCAGAGGCTCAACGGGGGGTGCCCCTAATCTCCGAGCCCACCCAGGGCTCCATCCCTATGGACCGCCCCCTGGCATGGCCCTCCCCTACAACCCCATGATGGTGGTTGTGatgcccccacctccacctccagtcCCTCCAGCAGTGCAGCCTCCGGGGGCCCCTCCAGTCAGAGACCTGGGCTCTGTGCCCCCAGAACTGACAGCCAGCCGCCAAAGCTTCCACATGGCCATGGGCAATCCCAGCGAGTTCTTTGTGGATGTTATGTAG
- the DVL2 gene encoding segment polarity protein dishevelled homolog DVL-2 isoform X7, which produces MAGSSTGGGGIGETKVIYHLDEEETPYLVKIPVPAERITLGDFKSVLQRPAGAKYFFKSMDQDFGVVKEEISDDNARLPCFNGRVVSWLVSSDNPQPEMAPPVHEPRAELAPPAPPLPPLPPERTSGIGDSRPPSFHHENLEPETETESVVSLRRERPRRRDSSEHGAGGHRTGGPSRLERHLAEYESSSTLMTSELESTSLGDSDEEDTMSRFSSSTEQSSASRLLKRHRRRRKQRPPRLERTSSFSSVTDSTMSLNIITVTLNMEKYNFLGISIVGQSNERGDGGIYIGSIMKGGAVAADGRIEPGDMLLQVNDMNFENMSNDDAVRVLRDIVHKPGPIVLTVAKCWDPSPQAYFTLPRNEPIQPIDPAAWVSHSAALTGTFPAYPGSSSMSTITSGSSLPDDMASVTKAMAAPESGLEVRDRMWLKITIPNAFLGSDVVDWLYHHVEGFPERREARKYASGLLKAGLIRHTVNKITFSEQCYYVFGDLSGGCESYLVNLSVNDNDGSSGASDQDTLAPLPGATPWPLLPAFSYQYPAPHPYSPQPPPYHELSSYTCGGGSASSQHSEGSRSSGSTRSDGGAGRTGRPEERAPESKSGSGSESEPSSRGGSLRRGGEPSGTSDGGPPPSRGSTGGAPNLRAHPGLHPYGPPPGMALPYNPMMVVVMPPPPPPVPPAVQPPGAPPVRDLGSVPPELTASRQSFHMAMGNPSEFFVDVM; this is translated from the exons ATGGCGGGCAGCAGCACTGGGGGCGGTGGGATTGGGGAGACGAAGGTGATTTACCACCTGGATGAGGAAGAGACTCCCTACCTGGTGAAGATCCCTGTCCCCGCCGAGCGCATCACCCTCGGCGATTTCAAGAGCGTCCTGCAGCGGCCCGCGGGCGCCAAGTACTTTTTCAAGTCTATGGATCAGGATTTCGG AGTGGTGAAGGAAGAAATTTCAGATGACAACGCCCGCCTCCCCTGCTTCAACGGAAGGGTGGTATCCTGG CTGGTGTCCTCAGATAATCCCCAACCCGAGATGGCCCCTCCAGTCCATGAGCCTCGGGCAGAACTGGCGCCTCCAGCCCCACCTTTACCCCCTTTGCCACCCGAGAGGACCAGCGGCATTGGGGACTCAAGGCCTCCATCCTTCCA CCATGAGAATCTGGAGCCTGAGACAGAAACCGAGTCAGTAGTGTCACTGAGGCGGGAGCGGCCTCGCAGGAGAGACAGCAGTGAGCATGGCG CTGGGGGCCACAGGACTGGTGGCCCCTCAAGGCTGGAGCGCCACCTGGCCGAATACGAGAGCTCCTCTACCCTCATGACCAGCGAGCTGGAGAGTACCAGCCTGGGGGACTCGGACGAGGAGGACACCATGAGCAG GTTCAGCAGCTCCACGGAGCAGAGCAGTGCCTCCCGCCTCCTTAAGCGCCACCGGCGGCGAAGGAAGCAGCGGCCACCCCGCCTGGAGAGG ACGTCGTCCTTCAGCAGCGTCACAGATTCCACAATGTCTCTCAATATCATCACAGTCACGCTAAACATGG AGAAGTACAACTTCCTGGGTATCTCCATTGTGGGCCAAAGCAATGAGCGGGGAGACGGAGGCATCTACATTGGCTCCATCATGAAGGGTGGGGCTGTGGCGGCCGACGGGCGCATTGAGCCAGGGGACATGCTTTTGCAG GTGAATGACATGAACTTTGAGAACATGAGCAATGATGACGCCGTGCGGGTGCTGAGGGACATTGTGCATAAGCCTGG CCCCATTGTGCTGACTGTGGCCAAGTGCTGGgatccctctcctcaggcctatTTCACTCTCCCCCGAA ATGAGCCCATCCAGCCAATTGACCCTGCTGCCTGGGTGTCCCATTCCGCGGCTCTGACTGGCACCTTCCCAGCCTATCCAGGCTCCTCCTCCATGAGCACCATTACATCTGGATCGTCTTTGCCTGATG ATATGGCATCGGTGACCAAGGCCATGGCAGCTCCAGAGTCTGGACTGGAAGTCCGGGACCGCATGTGGCTCAAGATCACCATCCCTAATGCCTTTCTGG GCTCGGATGTGGTTGACTGGCTCTACCATCACGTGGAGGGCTTTCCTGAGCGGCGGGAGGCCCGCAAGTATGCCAGCGGGCTGCTCAAAGCAGGCCTGATCCGACACACCGTCAACAAGATCACCTTCTCTGAGCAGTGCTATTACGTCTTCGGAGACCTCAGTGGTGGCTGTGAGAGCT ACCTAGTCAACCTGTCTGTCAATGACAACGATGGCTCCAGTGGGGCTTCAGACCAGGACACGCTGGCCCCTCTGCCTGGGGCCACCCCCTGGCCCCTGCTGCCCGCTTTCTCCTACCAGTACCCTGCGCCACACCCCTACAGCCCGCAGCCTCCGCCCTACCATGAGCTTTCATCTTACACCTGTGGTGGGGGCAGTGCCAGCAGCCAGCACAGTGAGG GCAGCCGGAGCAGTGGGTCGACACGGAGCGATGGGGGGGCAGGGCGCACGGGGAGGCCCGAGGAGCGGGCCCCCGAGTCCAAGTCCGGCAGTGGCAGTGAGTCCGAGCCCTCCAGCCGAGGGGGCAGCCTTCGGCGGGGTGGGGAACCAAGTGGGACTAGCGATGGGGGCCCTCCTCCATCCAGAGGCTCAACGGGGGGTGCCCCTAATCTCCGAGCCCACCCAGGGCTCCATCCCTATGGACCGCCCCCTGGCATGGCCCTCCCCTACAACCCCATGATGGTGGTTGTGatgcccccacctccacctccagtcCCTCCAGCAGTGCAGCCTCCGGGGGCCCCTCCAGTCAGAGACCTGGGCTCTGTGCCCCCAGAACTGACAGCCAGCCGCCAAAGCTTCCACATGGCCATGGGCAATCCCAGCGAGTTCTTTGTGGATGTTATGTAG
- the DVL2 gene encoding segment polarity protein dishevelled homolog DVL-2 isoform X6, with protein MAGSSTGGGGIGETKVIYHLDEEETPYLVKIPVPAERITLGDFKSVLQRPAGAKYFFKSMDQDFGVVKEEISDDNARLPCFNGRVVSWLVSSDNPQPEMAPPVHEPRAELAPPAPPLPPLPPERTSGIGDSRPPSFHPNVSSSHENLEPETETESVVSLRRERPRRRDSTGGHRTGGPSRLERHLAEYESSSTLMTSELESTSLGDSDEEDTMSRFSSSTEQSSASRLLKRHRRRRKQRPPRLERTSSFSSVTDSTMSLNIITVTLNMEKYNFLGISIVGQSNERGDGGIYIGSIMKGGAVAADGRIEPGDMLLQVNDMNFENMSNDDAVRVLRDIVHKPGPIVLTVAKCWDPSPQAYFTLPRNEPIQPIDPAAWVSHSAALTGTFPAYPGSSSMSTITSGSSLPDDMASVTKAMAAPESGLEVRDRMWLKITIPNAFLGSDVVDWLYHHVEGFPERREARKYASGLLKAGLIRHTVNKITFSEQCYYVFGDLSGGCESYLVNLSVNDNDGSSGASDQDTLAPLPGATPWPLLPAFSYQYPAPHPYSPQPPPYHELSSYTCGGGSASSQHSEGSRSSGSTRSDGGAGRTGRPEERAPESKSGSGSESEPSSRGGSLRRGGEPSGTSDGGPPPSRGSTGGAPNLRAHPGLHPYGPPPGMALPYNPMMVVVMPPPPPPVPPAVQPPGAPPVRDLGSVPPELTASRQSFHMAMGNPSEFFVDVM; from the exons ATGGCGGGCAGCAGCACTGGGGGCGGTGGGATTGGGGAGACGAAGGTGATTTACCACCTGGATGAGGAAGAGACTCCCTACCTGGTGAAGATCCCTGTCCCCGCCGAGCGCATCACCCTCGGCGATTTCAAGAGCGTCCTGCAGCGGCCCGCGGGCGCCAAGTACTTTTTCAAGTCTATGGATCAGGATTTCGG AGTGGTGAAGGAAGAAATTTCAGATGACAACGCCCGCCTCCCCTGCTTCAACGGAAGGGTGGTATCCTGG CTGGTGTCCTCAGATAATCCCCAACCCGAGATGGCCCCTCCAGTCCATGAGCCTCGGGCAGAACTGGCGCCTCCAGCCCCACCTTTACCCCCTTTGCCACCCGAGAGGACCAGCGGCATTGGGGACTCAAGGCCTCCATCCTTCCA CCCTAATGTGTCCAGCAGCCATGAGAATCTGGAGCCTGAGACAGAAACCGAGTCAGTAGTGTCACTGAGGCGGGAGCGGCCTCGCAGGAGAGACAGCA CTGGGGGCCACAGGACTGGTGGCCCCTCAAGGCTGGAGCGCCACCTGGCCGAATACGAGAGCTCCTCTACCCTCATGACCAGCGAGCTGGAGAGTACCAGCCTGGGGGACTCGGACGAGGAGGACACCATGAGCAG GTTCAGCAGCTCCACGGAGCAGAGCAGTGCCTCCCGCCTCCTTAAGCGCCACCGGCGGCGAAGGAAGCAGCGGCCACCCCGCCTGGAGAGG ACGTCGTCCTTCAGCAGCGTCACAGATTCCACAATGTCTCTCAATATCATCACAGTCACGCTAAACATGG AGAAGTACAACTTCCTGGGTATCTCCATTGTGGGCCAAAGCAATGAGCGGGGAGACGGAGGCATCTACATTGGCTCCATCATGAAGGGTGGGGCTGTGGCGGCCGACGGGCGCATTGAGCCAGGGGACATGCTTTTGCAG GTGAATGACATGAACTTTGAGAACATGAGCAATGATGACGCCGTGCGGGTGCTGAGGGACATTGTGCATAAGCCTGG CCCCATTGTGCTGACTGTGGCCAAGTGCTGGgatccctctcctcaggcctatTTCACTCTCCCCCGAA ATGAGCCCATCCAGCCAATTGACCCTGCTGCCTGGGTGTCCCATTCCGCGGCTCTGACTGGCACCTTCCCAGCCTATCCAGGCTCCTCCTCCATGAGCACCATTACATCTGGATCGTCTTTGCCTGATG ATATGGCATCGGTGACCAAGGCCATGGCAGCTCCAGAGTCTGGACTGGAAGTCCGGGACCGCATGTGGCTCAAGATCACCATCCCTAATGCCTTTCTGG GCTCGGATGTGGTTGACTGGCTCTACCATCACGTGGAGGGCTTTCCTGAGCGGCGGGAGGCCCGCAAGTATGCCAGCGGGCTGCTCAAAGCAGGCCTGATCCGACACACCGTCAACAAGATCACCTTCTCTGAGCAGTGCTATTACGTCTTCGGAGACCTCAGTGGTGGCTGTGAGAGCT ACCTAGTCAACCTGTCTGTCAATGACAACGATGGCTCCAGTGGGGCTTCAGACCAGGACACGCTGGCCCCTCTGCCTGGGGCCACCCCCTGGCCCCTGCTGCCCGCTTTCTCCTACCAGTACCCTGCGCCACACCCCTACAGCCCGCAGCCTCCGCCCTACCATGAGCTTTCATCTTACACCTGTGGTGGGGGCAGTGCCAGCAGCCAGCACAGTGAGG GCAGCCGGAGCAGTGGGTCGACACGGAGCGATGGGGGGGCAGGGCGCACGGGGAGGCCCGAGGAGCGGGCCCCCGAGTCCAAGTCCGGCAGTGGCAGTGAGTCCGAGCCCTCCAGCCGAGGGGGCAGCCTTCGGCGGGGTGGGGAACCAAGTGGGACTAGCGATGGGGGCCCTCCTCCATCCAGAGGCTCAACGGGGGGTGCCCCTAATCTCCGAGCCCACCCAGGGCTCCATCCCTATGGACCGCCCCCTGGCATGGCCCTCCCCTACAACCCCATGATGGTGGTTGTGatgcccccacctccacctccagtcCCTCCAGCAGTGCAGCCTCCGGGGGCCCCTCCAGTCAGAGACCTGGGCTCTGTGCCCCCAGAACTGACAGCCAGCCGCCAAAGCTTCCACATGGCCATGGGCAATCCCAGCGAGTTCTTTGTGGATGTTATGTAG